DNA from Mustela erminea isolate mMusErm1 chromosome 18, mMusErm1.Pri, whole genome shotgun sequence:
tgggtatttatctgaaataaTTGCAGTCAGGATCGCAACGAGATACAAGCACTCCCATGTTCCCTGCAGCCTTCTTCATGATAGCTGAGACGTGGGAACCACCTGTGTGGTCGTGGACAGATGAATGGTTATGGCGGGTGTAGTACATTCCCACAGTGGTACACTATTCAGCCTTAAGcaagaaggaaattctgtaatatgcgacaacatggatgaatctggaggccgttatgctgagtgaaatgaacTGGTCACAGAAAGATTAAGATGCCATGATTCTTCTCGTATGAGGCAACTACAATAGTCAAGTtcatagacacagagagaaaccGTGGCTgccagacactggggagggagaaacagcGAGTTATTAATCAATTGGCATAAAGTTTTCAGTTAAGCAAGATGAGTAAGCTCTAGAGATCTTCTGTACAATATGCGCTGATGGCCAACAGGGCTCTGCTGGTCATTTACAGACTTGACGATAAATCTCACGTTAAGTGTTCAtaccacagggcgcctgggtggctcagtgggttaagccgctgccttataccacaatttaaaagaaagaaagaaagaaaggaaggaaggaaggaaggaagaaatcctAAGGTGATCTGGATCTGGGCTAACCCTTGATTCTAAACTGGTTGGTttggggtggggcccaggcaaAGAGGGTAAGCAGGTGCCACTCCACACGTTTCTGGTTGTCCTCTCTTCTTAGCAGTCATTGCTCCCATGTGTTGAACACCCTGCGTACCAACCACTGACTACTCCTGGTGTTGTTATTCCCGCTTGAGAGCTGAGGAAACTAAGAGGTGACGTCACTTTTTCTCAGTCACCCAGCTGGTAGTCACTGGTGCCAGCCTTCCCAGATCCATGCAACCTCCAAGCAGGGGCCCCTGTGAGACACAGACATGGGCGTCATGTGTCTTTCCagatccctgccttgttcctcaAGCTTTAGGGTCAACAGCATCACCTTTGTCCCAGGATTGTCCACACTGACCTGTTATCACGCAGGTGCGGAAAGTGGGCCTTTTGTGGTTCGGCACTAAGGAAGGACTTTTTGCCAGTCAGAGGCATTTGATGGTGAGGTGGGCTGCCTGGGGAGGCTGTGGGCCCCTGCCATCATCATCGATGGAGCAGAAGAGTCATCCTTCAAtgtattgtgtgtgtgagtgtgtgtggaaGTGGCCGAGGAGGGCTTAGACACTCCTAACATGTCCCCAGCCCCAAAACTGTGGGGCTCAGGAGACGACTCAAAGCTCAGTGTGTGAAGATGGTTCTAGAAGATGAGCTCACAGAACTGGGGAGTTCCAGAAGGCCCTATGTCAGTCTGGAGTCTGCTCTCCCCCATCATTCTCTGAAAGCTGGGTGCCTCAGGCCCTAGCAGTATCATGGGGGTGTCTTGAGCTGAAGCAGGGTGTTGGGTCCCTGCTGCTGCCTCCTGTCACTGCCGTGTCAGCTCTGGTGGGGACGACACCTGATCAGTgagcccccttcccctcttcctgcaGCTGTTGGCCAGGGCCCTGGCTGGCCTGGTCAGAGAGGGGcatggaaaaagaaagggggtGGTCAGAAATGGGCGGGGGGGAGTCCTGGGCTGGGAGAGTGCTGAGTTGAGAGAGGGGAGATCTTGTAGACGGTGTCTGGCCTCTGATTCACCAGCCCTCACTCCTTACACCCCTCGACCTGCCACGACATGCTCaggatgaaattatttttaagtcgCTTTGCTACAAAAGGTCAAAAAACAGTCTCTGTAGAGAAGTGAACTTGGTTTCCACATCTGAAAATGGGGGTTATTACTCCTATGCCCCTTGAGTTGTTGAGAGGATTAGATGAGATTAAATTAGAAAACATCCAGCAAAGgcccagcacagtgtctgctgGGTATGAAGAGCTTAGTGAGGTCCCCCCTCCATTGCCCCCCCATCCCCTACTTTGATGGAGAAGGTTTGTGCTCTTGGGGTCAGGACCTCAGGATGCTTTAGGGTAAGCAGCACCATTGAACAGCCACTTTGTCCTCTCAACTCGGCTTAGTTCTGAGGAAGTCCTCAGAAGTTCCTTGGAAGTCCTATTCTGGTGGGAACAACTACCGTATGTTACAGTCTTGTGGGACAGGGGGATGGCAGAAGCCACAGGGTGCTGAGGGCATGTTGGGGAGCTGGGGGACTCACCTGTGATGTGACCCATGAAGTATGAGTAAGAGTTTGCCATGTAGAGGAAGGAGCAGATTAGGGCTCCAGGCATGAACGAATATGGCAGTACTGGAACtcctggagagggagggacaggtcCACACACCTAGAAGCAAGGATGAAGGGAGCCATCCCCAGGTGGCAGGTGGTcaggcttttatttaaaaaactcatGGTGGTAAATGTATCTAGAATAGTTTGGAAAGCGGGTCAGGACAGGATGCAAGGAGCCCATCAGCGTGCTGGGAGGGGGATCAGAAAAGAGGGCAAGATGGTGCTCTGGGAGGGAGAGCAGAATCCACAGCACTTGGGGATCGACCGGCTGGGGCTGGGTGAAGGGTGCAGAGACAGAAGGAGTGAAGAAGGCCATCTGTATTTCTAACTCGGATAAATGTGTTTAAACCAAAAATGTtaggagttattttttttttttttaagattttacttatttatttgagagagagtgagagagatcacagagggagaacagagcttcagagctctctgctgagtggagagccccatgcgggtcctgatcccaggaccctgggatcatgacctgagtcgaaggcagatgcttaaccaaccaactgagccacccaggtgccccagttatgaGCTTAAAACCAAGaatgttttaaattcagaaaGGAAAGCCTCATGGAAGCCGATTTTAGTGGGAACATGAGTTCTGTTTTGGACATGATGTGGGGTATCCAAGGGGAGAAGTCCAGGAGGCGGCTGCAGATGAGGTCGGCTGCTCTGGGGAAGACAGACTTCAACATCACCAGCCTGCAGGTGGCAGTTAACTGTAGGGCCGCCCAGAGGGTATtccggagagagagagagagagaaagagagagagaggagggctcAGGGTAGAAGTACCCAGAAAGCATACCAACTTTTGAGATGGCATAGGCAATCAAAAGAAATAGCCCAAGAAGAAGCAGGGAACCCAGAAGAGGGGGCATCACAGAAGTCAGGAGAGGCAAGAGATTCAACAGGTAGATTGGGCAATGGTGCACCCTCGTGGGTCAAGAACTCACGAGGCCCACTGGACAGGGCAGAATAGCATCAGGTGTGTAGTGATGCAGGTGGTCAAGTTCAATTCCACTGGGCTGAACACACATGGGGAGATGAGAAAACCGGCATTCTTCCTGTAGAAGTTTCCActggaaaagaaggagagagactgatcAGTATAGACGGTGGTGAGGCCTGTGTGTGTCCATGCATCAGGAGAAGGGGTAGGAAGAGGGGCTGAGGACACTGACTGAGGACACTGGTAGAGGAGTGATGGCTGGGGAGCAAGGCTGAGAGGCGGGAAAGGGTGAAGTCTGGAGCTCGCAGGCATGGCGGGCCTTGACAATCATCGAGGCCCTGCATCCCCACACTAGAGGGGTGAAGACAAGCGGGACGAGGCTACTGGTGCCTCTGTGAGGCAGGAAGTGAGGTCTTCTGGGAGCTTGGGTGGGACGGGGCTGCAGGCAATAATGAGTGTCTCGAATGTTTTTTGAgggaaacaggagagagaaagctggCCGAAGACAAGCGCTCGTGCTGGTGTCAGAGAATTTCATCAGAGAAATTATAAGAACCCATTTATAGTACAAAGAGCTAGGTTTTCTCTGGGCTTTTCTCCTGTCATTCACTCCTTCAACAATCTTCTGAGGCAGGGGTTACTCATTTCCTCCTTGGCCAGCTGGAGATGATGAGGCGCAGGAATTGTCTGAAGTCAGAGAGGTTGTGCAGGTTGGAGGTGGGCTTCAGACTCAAGGCTCACTGCAGAGCCACACCCTTAACCCATCTTGTCATCCTCCATGGCATGAAGGTCCAGTGGGTTTCGAGGCCATGTGTTTTTAGGAATGCCATTCATGATGTCCTGTGGCTGTTCTGTTTTTTGACTCAATGAAGGCAGACAGCAAGTACAGTGGGGTAGGGTCATGGGAGACACGGGAAGGTGTACCAGAGAGACGGGAATGGAAGGTGGCAGAGAGCAGCAGTAGTGAGATTTGCAGATGGCCTTGGGAGTGAGTGGCCGAGACCAAGTGAAAGTGAAGGTCACAATCAGGTGCAAACATCCTTCATAATACCGAGGGCTGGCCCCCAGAGCCAGACAGAGCAAGGGGCCAACCCAAGGAGCGGCTCTAGGAGAGCGTTCCCTTGACaacaggggcggggtggggactGACTGACACTCTGACGACATTGCTCGGCCCTTGCCCTCCTGGATCATCTGCTCACGGCCATACCTCATGGGGTTTGGAATCACATACATGTTGGTCTTATTCCACACTTTGCTCCTTCCTAGTTGTGCGACATAGGGCTTCAGGATGCGACGATGCCTGGCAAGTAGTACAGCGCTCCAAATATGCTCGTTTTCTTTCCCCGCCTCCCATCTCTGCTCTGGGGCAGGTGTAAAGTGGGATGGCGGGGAGCTGGCCTCAGGGAACCCTCTCCGGGATCTTGGTGTGCAGTACTGGCACCTTTTCCCCTTGACCTAGGTATGCTCAGAGCCCTTTTTTCTTCGTCTTTCAAGGGTGACCTTCTGTGAGTGGTGGAGCAGGGCTGTTGAACTGCCTGCCCTCTCAAAACCCAGTCGTGAGCCAGCGTGGCGGGGGCTGTGCTTCTGCCACCTGCATGGAAGCCAGGAGCcgggctcccagcaagcagctgTGCCCGCGGGGTAGCATGTTGCTGGCCTTCGCCTCTCTGCTCGGCTGCCTGCTCACCTCCAGCCAGGCCAAGGTCTACAGTCGCTGTGAGCTGGCCAAGGTGCTCCACGACTTCGGCCTGGAGGGCTACCGGGGATCCACCCTGGCTGACTGTGAggaccgcccccaccccctcccccgcaacccTCCCTCCCCGCTCTCCCTCCTGGGCTGTGGTCTCAGAAGCTTTCTCAGCCTCAGCCCTCCTTTGTCCATCCAGAGTGGTAGGACCCGACGGGTGGACAACATTTAGCACAAGTTGAATCTCTAATTGGCCGCAGGCAGCCCCATCAGCCTGCTCCTGCCCGCCCCTGCCGCTGTCACTGAAGTCAAcagccaaagaaacagaaaggcttAGTTCCCTAATCGTAATGGCAGCCAAGAGTTCCCATGCAGGTTTAGGCTAAACTGAGCAAACCAGGAAGAGCAGACTCTTCAAGCTGCTGGTAGCTTCGGGAAGCTGTGAGGTCCAGCCATGTCTGGCTCATTTCTCTCTCGTTCTAGCTTCCTTGCCAGCACTCTCCTGGGTCTTCCTCAGTTTGCCTCTAAAGATCTAGCTCTTGTCTGCTCACCCCACAAAGATGTCTTGGGCCCCGCTGCACGCAGAGCGGTGAgatggcaggaaggaaggaggcccaAGGGACAGACTTGACTCTGGCTGTTTGGTAGCTATGGTGGCCCCAAACGCGTCCCTTGCCCCCCTGAGGCTGGCTGTCTGGAGGCGCTGGGGAAGTAGGCGGGAGAACAGCCGCCCTGCCCACCTTGGTGCAGGAGCCGAGGCTCAGGGGAGTTCGCGTGTGGCCCCCGCACCCACACCTGAGTGTCCCCCCGCACCCACACCTGAGTGTCCCGCTCTACGCGGCCTTCGGTCACCCGACCCTCGGGCCTGCATCTCCACCCTACCCAGGGGTCTGTCTTGCTTACTTCACGAGTGGCTTCAACACAGCTGCTGTGGACCACGAAGCTGATGGGAGCACCAACAACGGCATCTTCCAGATCAACAGCCGGAAGTGGTGCAAAAACCTCGACCCAGAGGTCCCTAACCTGTGCCAGACGTACTGCTCCGGTAGGCTGGGCCCGAGTGGGGGAGcgtccgggggtgggggtggggggcgcgccTCTGGGCCTGGCTGCGCTTCTTTCCCGCTGGTGTTTGTAATCCTCACCTGTGTCTCTGAGTGGGGAATCCCCCCACGCCCCTCTGGGCCTACGAAGGAGAGAGGGGCGGGGCAAGAGATGGGGGCGGGTCCACCATGAATCTGCTGGGAGAGGGTTCGGAGCGCTGTAGGAGGGcgggagggaagtgggagagagagacctgggtttctttttttttttttttttttaaagattttatttatttatttgacagagagaaatcacaagtagtcggagaggcagacagagagagagagagagagggaagcaggctccctgctgagcagagagcccgatgcgggacttgatcccaggaccctgagatcatgacctgagccgaagtttcTGAAGGGAACAAGAGACAGGGTTGGGTTTAGGATGGAGAAGGGCGCgcgcgagtgtgtgtgtgtgtgtgtgtgtgtgtgtgtgagagagagagagagagagagaaagacagactttGGATGTTCAGTTCTGTCTGCTGTTCCTTCACCATGtgtctctgcctcccaccccagacTTGTTGAATCCTAACC
Protein-coding regions in this window:
- the SPACA3 gene encoding sperm acrosome membrane-associated protein 3 isoform X1 → MEARSRAPSKQLCPRGSMLLAFASLLGCLLTSSQAKVYSRCELAKVLHDFGLEGYRGSTLADWVCLAYFTSGFNTAAVDHEADGSTNNGIFQINSRKWCKNLDPEVPNLCQTYCSDLLNPNLKNTVICAMKITQQPQGLASWEAWRRHCQGKDLSDWVDGCDL
- the SPACA3 gene encoding sperm acrosome membrane-associated protein 3 isoform X2, whose protein sequence is MEARSRAPSKQLCPRGSMLLAFASLLGCLLTSSQAKVYSRCELAKVLHDFGLEGYRGSTLADSAVDHEADGSTNNGIFQINSRKWCKNLDPEVPNLCQTYCSDLLNPNLKNTVICAMKITQQPQGLASWEAWRRHCQGKDLSDWVDGCDL